CAGCGAAAACTACTTTTAAATCGCGGTGAACTTAGAAAGTTAGAAAAAGAAGTTAAGAACACAGGTCTTACCATTATTCCTTTAAATTTATTCTTAAATGATCGAGGTTTAGCTAAAATAAATATTGGTTTAGCAAAAGGTAAAAAGCTTTATGATAAGCGAGAAACAATGAAAGATCGTGACAATAAAAAAGATTTAGATCGCATTAAAAAGAGCTTTAATAACTAAAGCTCTTTTTAAGTTTAATTCAAAAAAACTCTCTTTGTTGCTCTTTTACAATATAAAACGCAACAAACGCTTAAGTATTCAACTTCAAAAGAATCTACATAAAATAATAGACACATTCACTTTTTAGAATTCTTAGGGATATTAAAGCTTTTTAAGCTGCTAAAAAATTACCATCGAGAACCATAAATAATTATTTACAAAACATTTAAGAACAGAAACATACTACCCCTTAGTTTTTAAAGCAAAAGAACTCGTATTTTATTTACCTTTATACCTTAAAAATAATTACCTGCTAAACAAAAACAGCTACTAAATGCCTGTAAATAAAGCCAAACCTTTAAATAACAAAACATTTGATTCTATTATTATTGGTTCTGGAGTCGGAGGTTTAGCGGCTGCAATTTGCCTATCGAGAGCAGGACAAAAGGTGTTGATTTTAGAACAACATGATGTTCCAGGTGGTTGGTGTCATAGTTTTTATCTTAATGGCGACCGTTTTACTCCTGGCGTTCATTATGTAGGCTTAGTTGGAGAAGGTTTATCCACAAGTGAACTCTATGAAGGTTTGGGCGTAGCAAATGATATGGCGTTTTATCGTCAAAACCCAGATGCTTTTGAGCATTGCTGGATCGGTGATGAGCGTTTTGATTATCCTGCAGATTTTAAAACTTTTGAAAACAGATTAATCCAGCGTTTTCCTCATGAAAAGAAAAATATAATTAAATATTTAAAATTAGTTAAAAACGTAGGTCATCAGCTAGGTTTGATTGCTAAAATAAAAACTGTTTGGCAGCAAATTACAATCCCTTTTCGAACCAAGCATATGGGAAAATACTCACCCTTTAGCTTAAAACGGGTTATAGGTTGGCACATTAAAGACCCCCTGTTACAACGTGTTTTAAATATTCAGTTTGGTAATCACGGTCTAGCGCCCGCAAAAGCTAGTTTTTTAATGCATGCAGCAATTATGCATCATTACCATCACGGAGGTTTTTACCCTATGGGAGGAGGCGGAGCTATTGTAAAGGCAATGACAAATGCTATTAAAATGAAAGATGGCATTATAAAAACTAGTACTTCTGTAAAACGTATTTTATTAGAGAATACTGCGAAAATAAAAAAAGCGATAGGTGTAGAATTAACAGATGGTCAACAAATATTTGCTAAATGTATTATATCTAATGCAGACCCAGGAATAACTTACCAAAAATTAATAGGAGAAGAACACTTAAGTACCAAATTAAAAAAAAACTTAGTAAAACTAAATACTCTTGCACATCATTAATGCTCTTCATAACAGTTGATATGGATGTTACAAAAGCCGGTGTTGATTCTGGAAATATTTGGCGAATGCCTAATAAAGATATGGATGATTTGTATGCTGATATGCAGAAAAAAGACCTTCTAGAAGACGAAGAATTTCCTGGTATGTTTATTAGCTGCACAACACTAAAAGACCCCTCTAGTTATGATGGTAAACATCATACTATTGAAGCTATTACCTATATAGATTATGATGCTTTTGAGAGTTTTAAAGGCGAGAATATAGAACGATCCAAAGCTTATTTACAATTTAAAGAACAAATAATTGCTAAGTTTTTTGTGACTTTAGAAAAAGTAATACCTGGTATTTCAAACCATGTTACGCAAAAAGAATTAGGCACACCACTAACCAACAAATACTATATTAATTCTACTCGTGGTAGTGTTTACGGTACAGAAAAAAGTTTAAAACATATTGGTCCATTTGCCTACAAATCTAAAAGTGAAATAGAAAATTTATACATGTGTGGCGCAAGTATCGTATCACACGGTGTTGCCGGCGCTAGTTATTCAGGTGTTCAAACAGCAGCAACCATACTAGGCTGCCGTCAAGATGACTTAATAAAACCATCGGACGAACAACATTTAAAGGTTTTTGAAGCAGAAGACGATACCAATTACCCTGATTGGATGACTAAAAAAATAGACATGAAACATTCCAAATTGAAAGCAAAAAAGGTTTGATGCTAACAACTAGAACAAGAAAATTCATGATGAAATACACCTACATGTCCGTAATAGCAATCTGAGTAAGAACACAAAATAATTAGTTTTTATTATAGTATGCATTCCTCTTTTTAAAACCTTTACAACCTAAGAAACAGAAAAACCTTAAAACAAACAAGCTTCTATTTCTAATTTATACGAACTAAAAAACAGCTTCTTATTTATAGTGGTTTAACTAGATTTATAGGTTATAAATAAAAAGTAAGATTAAAAACCTAAAGTTTCTTCATTAATTTTTGTCTTCAAGAAGCGGCACAAAACGGAAAGAACCAAATTCTTTTTTTTCAAATTCCTTTTCAGACTTGCGAATAAAAAGTGTCATCACTTGTTCTTCACCTCCTACAGGAATTACAAGCCTTCCTCCTATTTTTAATTGTGCAAGTAATGGGTTTGGCACATATGGCGCACCAGCAGTTACTATGATCCCATCAAAAGGCGCTTCTTCTGGCAACCCCTTATATCCATCACCAAAAATATTTTTTTTAGGCCGATACCCCATTTTCGAAAAGAATAATTTTGTCTTTTTAAA
This genomic stretch from Cellulophaga algicola DSM 14237 harbors:
- a CDS encoding phytoene desaturase family protein, with amino-acid sequence MPVNKAKPLNNKTFDSIIIGSGVGGLAAAICLSRAGQKVLILEQHDVPGGWCHSFYLNGDRFTPGVHYVGLVGEGLSTSELYEGLGVANDMAFYRQNPDAFEHCWIGDERFDYPADFKTFENRLIQRFPHEKKNIIKYLKLVKNVGHQLGLIAKIKTVWQQITIPFRTKHMGKYSPFSLKRVIGWHIKDPLLQRVLNIQFGNHGLAPAKASFLMHAAIMHHYHHGGFYPMGGGGAIVKAMTNAIKMKDGIIKTSTSVKRILLENTAKIKKAIGVELTDGQQIFAKCIISNADPGITYQKLIGEEHLSTKLKKNLVKLNTLAHH
- a CDS encoding phytoene desaturase family protein, which gives rise to MDVTKAGVDSGNIWRMPNKDMDDLYADMQKKDLLEDEEFPGMFISCTTLKDPSSYDGKHHTIEAITYIDYDAFESFKGENIERSKAYLQFKEQIIAKFFVTLEKVIPGISNHVTQKELGTPLTNKYYINSTRGSVYGTEKSLKHIGPFAYKSKSEIENLYMCGASIVSHGVAGASYSGVQTAATILGCRQDDLIKPSDEQHLKVFEAEDDTNYPDWMTKKIDMKHSKLKAKKV